The Macadamia integrifolia cultivar HAES 741 chromosome 4, SCU_Mint_v3, whole genome shotgun sequence genome contains the following window.
GTTTTGTTATTAATCACTGTAGTCTGTAGATTACATTGAATATATGTACTATCAAATTTTATATTAGGAGATGGTCCCTTTGCACGGGCTTAAATGTTATTACAAATCTTTTTatcatataataatataataattctttttttgtttttctttagaTATTTGACAAACTCGCATTTGGGTCTTTTCTTTAATCCACtttgttttatatattatttgaaTAAGATTATTATTCATCCCAACATATTCACCAGTTACATAATTCTTTATGTTTGCAGGGAAAGAAATATATGGACTCTCTTATGATCTGGATGGCATGGTGATCAACCCCCTTAAAACATATATAAATAGGATATAAATAATACATAGGATGATAAACTCTGGTTGTAGAGGATCATAAGGAAATCCTCTCCAGCCCGGGGTGTTGGAGATGGATTAATGAGGACAACATATACtcaaaaaaggagagagagatacaaaaCTTTCAATGATCCCTCTCTAGCACGATCAGGTTGAAGAAAATCTTAATCCAATAGGAAAATTGATCCAGATGAGAAAGAGCCTAGCACATATCCAATGATTAGGAGCTCCAAACACACTCAAATATTTAGGTGCACACCCCAACAGGCTTCCGTTTTAGATGTGGCTGAACTCTCCCTTGCTCTTAAAAATATCAGAATCATAAGAGAATACAACCTGTCACGCGGCATATTGAATAATTAATGTCACATATTGACTCATTTTAGACCAATCAATTGGGTAATAAAATTATATTTGCGCTAACAAgattgaaaataaattttattcttTATATAAAAAGCACCAAAAAGAGGACAAAGGTTTCCGTCAATTGGAAGAAGAAAGCTATGACTTTAATAAATCCTACCCAATAaagcttcctttttttttttttttttttttttttttttttttttttttagtaagacCTAATAAAGCTTCCTCACTTAGAAGGATGTATATCATGTTTAATTAAATAATGGAACACTTGGAATTAGATTATACGAACTTTTTAATTCTTATCATGTCAAATTAGTATAATAGATTTTGACCAATTCCAAATCGGATAGATATAGAATGTAACCGGCAAGGAATCTGGACTCTGGATCCTCTATCCACTTAAATGGGATGCCTCCCCACATGGGATGGTGCCAACGAAATAGAGTAGAATCTTCACCCATCTgatttcactttatttattgGCAGAAAGAAGCCTACCAGACGAGCAAGTAATTGGACAGTCTTTAACTCTTCTTCCCCGGTTGTTGGGGCATGACCTTTCTCCATGTTATTtgataataattaaaataaaaaaaaaatctattatgagaaactcttatttatttattataataattaCTCTATTTCTCAGTGACTTTTCATAGTATCAAGTCTTGTACTCGTGCTTTGACCCCACATCCGAGAAACTACGTAGGAAGCTCCTACCTAGGAAGATGTGATCGAGGGAGAAGGAAACTACTACCTTCACCACTTCACCCCCTTTGCTCTTACTCTCTGTGTATAAGAAGCAAGTTTGTCGATACAGCCAATttactgaagaagaagaagaaagaaatgatgATGAACGGGGAGTTATGGACGAGCTTAGCCTCAACAGCTGCGGCCATAACGATCGCCTGGACCATGTTTCAGCAATATTTCCCTAACCAACTCCGTGACTACCTTATTAAATACGGCCATCAAATCGTAACCTTCTTCTACCCATACATCCAAATCAGCTTCCACGAGTACACCGCCGACCGTTTCAAGCGAAGCGAGGTCTATTCCACCATTGAAGCCTACCTCAGCTCCAACTCCTCCGAGCGCGCAAAGCGTCTCAAGGCTGATGCCGGCAAGGACACCCGCAAACTCGTACTCAGCATGGACGACTACGAGGAGGTCACCGATGACTTCAAAGGGATCAAATTCTGGTGGTCTTCCAACAAGACCGTCCCCAAAAATCCTTCATTCTCTTTCTACCCGGCATCCGGCGGCAAGCGCTTCTACAAACTCACCTTCCATAAGCGCTACAGGGATCTCGTCACCGTCTCTTACCTCAACCATGTCATGGATGAAGGCAAAGCCCTCGGAGTTAAAAACCGGCAACGGAAGCTCCTTACCAACAACAAGAGCGATAACTGGTACGGGTACAAGAGATCGGTGTGGAGTCATGTGGTGTTCGAACACCCGGCCACGTTTCAGACGCTGGCGATGGAAccccaaaagaagaaggagatcaTGGACGATCTCATTAACTTCAGTAAGAGCAAGGACTACTACAAGAAGATTGGTAAGTCTCGGAAGCGTGGCTACTTGCTCTACGGCCCTCCCGGAACGGGTAAGTCTTCGATGATTGCCGCCATGGCTAATCTATTGGATTACGACATCTATGATGTGGAACTGACGGCAGTGAAGGACAATACGGAGCTGCGGAAGCTGTTGATCGAGACAAGTAGCAAGTCGATCATCGTGATTGAAGACATCGATTGCTCCCTTGATCTAACAGgtcaaaggaagaagaaggaggagatggagaaagagaaaaaggaaggggaaggtgaaggtgaaggtgaccCAGCAACAGCCGTTAAAAAGGAAGCGGAGAAGGGGAAGGATAAGGAGAGCAAAGTGACTCTATCTGGCCTTCTCAACTTCATAGATGGACTCTGGTCGGCCTGCGGAGGAGAGAGGCTTATCGTGTTCACCACAAACTATGTGGAGAAACTGGACCCTGCCCTCATAAGGAGGGGTCGGATGGACAAGCACATCGAGATGTCCTACTGCAGCTTCGAAGGGTTCAAGGTTCTTGCCAAGAATTACCTGGACCTGGATTCGCACCCTCTGTTCGAGACTATTCATGGGTTAATAGACGAAACCCAGATTACTCCCGCCGACGTTGCAGAGAATTTGATGCCTAAATCCTTCGGGGGAAATGCTAAGGTGGACTGTCTGGAGGCACTGATCCGTGCTCTCCAAGTTGCAAAAGAAGAAGCGAGAGTGAAGGCCGAGGAAGCATTAGCAGCTACAGCCACCAGTGAGGAGGATTCTTCCACGTCGACAAAGAAAGCACTCGAGAAGAAATCGTTGATCAAAATTGAAGACAACGAGGCCGGGTCGACCCAGTTGGAAAACAATAATACGGTTTGAGAAGAGAACCAGAATCAGACCAATTAGCTAGGCATTAGGAATTACATTCTGTCCTTCCCGATGATTAGTGataatgcatgcatgcatgtaaatattttatggttgttaaaaaaaataataaataaataaaattgtatATGCTCCAGGTCATCTTTTATATTTAAACGGTTATTTCCGCTATTGCAGTTCTCAGAATCATGGCATAACATAAGGTGCACATGTATCATGTGTGCAGTCAATAAGTGTGGTCTGATGGGGCTTCACAAGAATAATATGAATCTATTGaagtcagttttttttttttttttcgattcgATATTGAAATCAGTTAATAGAATGTGACACAATTCCCAAACCATGCAATACTTATCGGTTTGTTTCCGAGAGGTGGAATAAAATTACcttaaaaattatattatatttatgcCTGATAACACTCAGATCCAGCCAATCCGTATCAGTATCAAGTAAGACTGGTGTGACACCACTAATGGTACCCATAACCTACCTCTCTTCCTAATTTTTTGTTAGCTCAATTTAAATCAGTTGTGAAGCAAGCTGGGTTCCATCTAGATAGTTTATGTCTTgtgattttccttttattcaCTAGTTAGTAAgggtttttttatgtcaataacGTGTGCAACAGTATAATTCAATTTCGATCCAGGATTATAGGCACAATGTATTACCTCAGTCATGAGTTTTTGACTTTGATGACGAATGGAGtctttttcttaccaaaaaataaaataaattatttgtcTTTCTTTCAAAATTGTAGCATTCTCTTTGGTTTCTACTTCCGATAATTCTCTCTTACTCTTCCTTCAATGGTCTCTATTGGTGTATTTATCTCTTTGCAATTCTAAAGTGTGTATTTTTCAATAATATTTCTTTCATCAAAGTTTTTGTTCACAAGAGTTAATCATTTAGGGAGAGATCGatatttaaatttatattttttggaatTCAAGTTTTAAATTAAGGTTCTAGAGTTAATCATTTGTGGTGAGATTAATATTTAAATGATGAAAAGCACCATTAGGCATGCTATAATGACAATGCAATTTTCCAAAAAATGACATTGTAATTTTCagatacacacacacaaaaataaataaatacaacgcattttttttttttttttgaggagtGTTCTATGAATCTGCATTAGAAAAATTTAGTCTTATGATCAAAATACCCCTTTATACAATGGAATGTTATGATGCATGAATGAGATTATAGGGACATCCTTTAATGCTGAAAAACTAtatttaatcatatttttagTGGCATGAAATTACTATTGGTAATTTtatgaatttcaaaattaaggTAAAATGGTCAAGTGCCAAAAATCCCATGTTGGGTACATCCTCACATGGGGAACGCcaatgaaatagaatcttcatcTATCTGATTTTCAATGTAGATTCTATTTCATTGGCTCACACCATGTGGAGACGCACCCCACGAAGCCTAGGATCAGACCAATCCATGTGTGGTTACCGAACTTCTACATATCGAATTTTGAAAGAAAGGAAGTCAATCTGGTGGTTTGTACCCATCTCGTCAAAGCATGTTCTGCTCTTAGGTCTCCAGTTGGAATCATCCCCACATCATCTTCACCCCTGCACACCTTTCACCCCTTCCACTCCCTCCCTCTGATCCAGTCAAGCCTGCTTCCTTGCTCTATAAGCAGTCCTGAAGCTGAATTGCCTAAAGTCTCCGCATAAGCTGATAACATCAACCCACAATAGTCTTCCTTTATGAATATTTATGGCAAAAAGAAGCCTTGAGGATGGATCCTCTCCTGGCCCATGACCTCCAGTAGCAATCTCGCACAATTCAAAAGGGTGTGAAGGCCACCTCTGAGATCCTCACTACTTGAATGATGTGAGATTGTTCCAGGAAGAAGAGGATCCAGACACCTATGAGAAATGCAAGAAAAGTAGGGACTCGGCTCCTTTCCTTAGTGCCCATGACCCAGGTCTTGTCTATAGAGCGCGAACCACATGATGAAGTGATGATCCAACGGTTCTTGGGCCTCGTTCTCTAAACCTTTGTCAACACCTTGTTCTCCATGCCTTTCTTAAACCGTTGGATCATTGCCTCGCCATGTGGCACTCGTCCAAGTAACTATAGGCCGACCTAGGTGATGGGTGCTAAGGTGATCAGCCAAATTTGAAAAGTAGTTGGACACCTTCTCTAGCGtatgagaaaatatgaagtGACTTTTCATGGTATCAAGTAGGCTAGTATCAAATCTTGTACGCTAGCTCTGAGCCTCTCACCCCACATCCAAGAAGTAGGATCGTTTGTAATAGCGACGGCAATCAGAGAGGAGGCAGGACACTTCCATGTCGGCAAACGAGCACAAGAGAAGAAGTAGTTGACCAAAAATGAAGACATTGAGGCAAGGTCAACCTAGTTGGAAAACAATTATACGATTTGACGTGAGATCGAGGACATCCTTTGGAAAACTGACCCCTTAGGTTAATATGTTGACCCTTGGGTCATCCCTTAGTTGAACCGACCTCTCAGGTCATCCCTTGGTAGAGCCGAACCGACCTCTCATATAGCCTCCTCAAGGAGTCCGATCTGATTCCAATGATTGTGGGAACAATCCCAAGGATCACTAATTCCCAGCTCAGCAAATCTTATTGCTTGGAGATTTCCTAACAAATAAGATGACACTTACCTAATTGGACTCTTCCAAGAGATTTTCTAACAAGAGTGACTACTTGCCCAAATAAGACTCTCCTCAACTGTCTCTCTTCATTCACTgcttataaatatcaaggtaagccccCAAAAAAGTGGATCGatgatttcataaaaaaatctctcttgagTAACTGTTGTTGAAAAATgtgacttaagcatcggaggTTCTCCCATCGGATCAACCCAGCTCTCTTTACTCTTCTCTGCATGTCTAGCATGGAGTACCAAGTCTTGCAAGGAAGATCACCCGGTCAATTTTTATTGCAGTAGTGaccaaaatcctaaattttaaatttgtaatAGTAACTCAAAGCTCTAAATTTTAAACTTATAATAGTAATCCAAATCTAAACGCATaggattcaaatcctctccaGCGGGGGGTGGCTGGAGAAAGACCAACAAGATGtaaaacagaagagaaaaaaatgggtttCACTTTCTTGCTGGGGAGTGGTTGGAGAGATCTAGATCCAAATCAGTACCTCAACCacttaattttaattaaaataaatatgcTATTTTAGTTTTAGTGAAATATTTCATAAATCCTAATGTATGAAtatgattttaatttatgaGTAACTTTACTCAATAAGTTGCAAATGTATTATAAATCCTAATATATAAATATCCTCACTTCttttatggttattttaggcttACCTCTAGCATTTTTTGCTCTTTCAATTTGAATCCGCTTACTTCTTATTAGGGCATCTTCTAGTCTCCTTTGAACAAGTTcataccatctcaaatgatTTTCACGAAGATTGTCATTGGTCGGGGTAACTCCCAAAATATCTCTAATATGCTCATTGATTACTTTATCCTCCCTATTTTTACCGCACATCTAATTTAACATCTTCATCGATCTCCGCCATATATAACTTCTCATGTATGTCTtttcttgattgcccaacatcctaccccatacatcatagctaaATGCACAACAATCCTGTAGAATGTCTAATCATCTTTTAAAATAAGAATATTATACTACATGTAGACGaaataaaaatgatagaaacagATCTTCTACTTTCTCATGCTTGGTcgctttttcaattttattcactttGATTTCCTTCTAACTATTGCCTTGGTTTGGTAGTGAGCTTGTTCTGATATACGAGATTTTGGATGTCAAGCCTCAAATTCGAAGGGAAGAATCGAAAGATCTGTTAACCAACTAAAACCTCATTCAATTTCATCGAAATTAGCTAGAATCATCCAAAgcaacctaaaccccaaaaactGGTGATAGTAAcgcaaaaccctaaacttgTAATAATAACCCAAAGCTAAATGTGGTCCTCAACCAATTACTTTTAgttaaaacaaatattttatttttggtgacaGTATGAATATGGTTCAACACTTCAACTTATGTGTAACTTtacccattaagttggaatatgatagattcaataaaaatcagccAATACCCTAGACTAATAGCTTCATCATATTAGTAGTCAtagaaaatttttttatttatatatttggtgataataataaaaataccaCTGAAATGCTAAAGTAGCTGATTTTATTACCACCCCAAATTAAGCCATTTATCATTGGCGGGCACCCCGATATTTGGCAGGTTTttctcattaaagaaaaaaatagagagttAGGAAGCTTTGTATGTTCCGAATAGAATGGTTTGACCTATTTTGAACTCATGATTGATAGAATCTTGGTAATGCTTATTATAAGGTCAGGTCTGACTAAGAATTATctgaatttcttcttttttttttttttttaccaaggaAAGAAGAGTAGTATTAGGATAGAAAAGTTATACAATAGCAAGTGAAGGGTTAGCCAGCTTCCTTACCAAAGCCATAGCTGGGTCATCGAGGCTTTTATACACAAAAGTGATGGAGCGGGATAAGTtaaatattttacaaaaagTGGTGAAATAAAGCAGCAGCCAAGTGCCCCTGGATGGCTGTGGAAGGAGGTGGATCAGGTTTCGGCTACAGAATCAGACTTCGTTGATCACCCAATGTCCTGCTTCTGCCTGTAAGAGACcatggaggattccttccgctTCACACACTTCTGGATTATCAACGTTAGTATCACCTAACTCCATGAGCCTAAACTCACCCTTTGAGAGGATTCCCCAAGCCCAGTGCTGACCTAAGTGGAAAAGATTAGAAGAACTAGTGCAAATTAGATCTGTACAAGACAAAAAAGGGAGAGTAGGGTTTGTAGTCAAGCAGGGTGGACCATCTGTAGGTATAAAAGAATGAGAGGTTAGTACCACATTATATAGATAAAGATCTGTAATCCACTGGTTAATATGAACCAAAATACTTGATGGGTTAGGAGAAACATGAGAAAGTAAAACCTCATTCATGTGTTTCCATATAAAATATAATGTAATAGCTATTACCGAAAATACACATTGGTGattcacatgtgatatgaaccaAAATACTTGATCACACCCGTTTCTTAGACAAGGTGGGTTTGCTTGAAGAAACACAGATGTCCCAAAAAAATTGATACCTAAGGTTCAGACCATCAACGGGAATGCAAGGATTTTCCTGGAAAAACTAATTCAAGCTCTTCATGTGGCCCAGGTTATAGAGGAGGTGATTAGCTCTGGCAAAAACTGAAGAATAGAGAGGAAAAGGAGCACAAGTCTTGTTTCGTTGGTCTTCTTATtgctttaaaaataaaataaaggagaaTTTACTAtaactcccctacacttggcctatagtTATTAAAACTCCCCtacattttacttttttactgatcccttgtttttttattgttacatctctttttttttctgctgtttttaaatatccagattacccttccttttcatttgtaacctattacattttttttcaaattgattggttcaaaacatggtttgaaccaaaccacttacaagttttgttttatctaatcatcaaggatattgacatagtTGATAtgtccttaaagatattatttatttatttattatttttatttcattcttaTCCAATCATCagggatgttgtttatttattattactagtattttttttttaatcttattcatcatcacaaatttagcaatctatgTTTTTATCGATATTAAATTGGTACGGTTTTAGTCAatttaaggattaaaaaaaattaaaaacgtGTGGTACctgattggaacatatgatatcGATATAGATATCGATCGAATACAAAAtcattcttttttgaatttacaatatccttgatgattgtatgagacaaaacttgttaaTAGTTTGGTTCAAatcatgttttgaaccaattaCAAATGAAAAGGAAATGTAATTTAGgttttaaaaagagcaggggagaaagaaaaataaaaaagaatgataaTAAATtcctctaaaataaaataaaataaaaaataaaataaaaatacacaTACTGGTCAACCAAAGACTGCCTGACAATGAAAGCTCGTGGTGGCTGATgactcgactctctctctctctctctctctctctctctttctttctttctttttgcttgGTGGATACGTTTTGTTTACTTGGCTTGGGCACTTGCAAGAAATAGTAATTAGATTCTTAATTAAAGATTTCACCAAAATAAGATAATGAATATAATATAAattaacataaaatattaaaatatttttttaaatatacgTAAGCATGTATCATCTTGCGGGCGTTTGTCGGCATACGTCATAATTAAGGGTCCTGTTTTGTGATTAATCACTGTAGGTTACATTAAATCTATCTCCTATCAAATTTTATATTAGGAGATGGTCTCTTTGCACGGGCTTAAATGCTATTACAAATCTTAAATGCCATTACAAATCTTTTTATCatataatatttctttttttgttattctttAGATACTTGATATACTCACAtttggtttttgtttattttctttaattctctTTGTTTATATATTATTAGAATATGATTACTATTCATCCCAACATACCTAGCAGTTATATAATTCTTTATGTTTGCGAGGAAAGAAATTTATAGACTCTTATGATCTAGATGGATGGTGATCAACCTTCTTAAAACATATATAAATAGgatataaagaataaaaaacaaataatatataaaatgacAAACTCTGGCAGTAGA
Protein-coding sequences here:
- the LOC122075509 gene encoding AAA-ATPase ASD, mitochondrial-like isoform X3 encodes the protein MMMNGELWTSLASTAAAITIAWTMFQQYFPNQLRDYLIKYGHQIVTFFYPYIQISFHEYTADRFKRSEVYSTIEAYLSSNSSERAKRLKADAGKDTRKLVLSMDDYEEVTDDFKGIKFWWSSNKTVPKNPSFSFYPASGGKRFYKLTFHKRYRDLVTVSYLNHVMDEGKALGVKNRQRKLLTNNKSDNWYGYKRSVWSHVVFEHPATFQTLAMEPQKKKEIMDDLINFSKSKDYYKKIGKSRKRGYLLYGPPGTGKSSMIAAMANLLDYDIYDVELTAVKDNTELRKLLIETSSKSIIVIEDIDCSLDLTGQRKKKEEMEKEKKEGEGEGEGDPATAVKKEAEKGKDKESKVTLSGLLNFIDGLWSACGGERLIVFTTNYVEKLDPALIRRGRMDKHIEMSYCSFEGFKVLAKNYLDLDSHPLFETIHGLIDETQITPADVAENLMPKSFGGNAKVDCLEALIRALQVAKEEARVKAEEAAVANA
- the LOC122075509 gene encoding AAA-ATPase ASD, mitochondrial-like isoform X1 — translated: MMMNGELWTSLASTAAAITIAWTMFQQYFPNQLRDYLIKYGHQIVTFFYPYIQISFHEYTADRFKRSEVYSTIEAYLSSNSSERAKRLKADAGKDTRKLVLSMDDYEEVTDDFKGIKFWWSSNKTVPKNPSFSFYPASGGKRFYKLTFHKRYRDLVTVSYLNHVMDEGKALGVKNRQRKLLTNNKSDNWYGYKRSVWSHVVFEHPATFQTLAMEPQKKKEIMDDLINFSKSKDYYKKIGKSRKRGYLLYGPPGTGKSSMIAAMANLLDYDIYDVELTAVKDNTELRKLLIETSSKSIIVIEDIDCSLDLTGQRKKKEEMEKEKKEGEGEGEGDPATAVKKEAEKGKDKESKVTLSGLLNFIDGLWSACGGERLIVFTTNYVEKLDPALIRRGRMDKHIEMSYCSFEGFKVLAKNYLDLDSHPLFETIHGLIDETQITPADVAENLMPKSFGGNAKVDCLEALIRALQVAKEEARVKAEEALAATATSEEDSSTSTKKALEKKSLIKIEDNEAGSTQLENNNTV
- the LOC122075509 gene encoding AAA-ATPase ASD, mitochondrial-like isoform X2, producing MMMNGELWTSLASTAAAITIAWTMFQQYFPNQLRDYLIKYGHQIVTFFYPYIQISFHEYTADRFKRSEVYSTIEAYLSSNSSERAKRLKADAGKDTRKLVLSMDDYEEVTDDFKGIKFWWSSNKTVPKNPSFSFYPASGGKRFYKLTFHKRYRDLVTVSYLNHVMDEGKALGVKNRQRKLLTNNKSDNWYGYKRSVWSHVVFEHPATFQTLAMEPQKKKEIMDDLINFSKSKDYYKKIGKSRKRGYLLYGPPGTGKSSMIAAMANLLDYDIYDVELTAVKDNTELRKLLIETSSKSIIVIEDIDCSLDLTGQRKKKEEMEKEKKEGEGEGEGDPATAVKKEAEKGKDKESKVTLSGLLNFIDGLWSACGGERLIVFTTNYVEKLDPALIRRGRMDKHIEMSYCSFEGFKVLAKNYLDLDSHPLFETIHGLIDETQITPADVAENLMPKSFGGNAKVDCLEALIRALQVAKEEARVKAEEALAAVANA